The window CGCACGAACCAGCCCGGCCCCCGCTGGGTGACCCCCTTCAGCCAGGAGGTGGCGACCGCCTACTTCGACACACTCCTCGTCGACAAGAACCCCGACGCGGTCAGGTACCTGACGCCGGAGTACTACCAGCACAACCCCACCATCCCCAACGGCTCGGCCGGCCTGCGCGAGCAGTTCACCAACTTCTTCCAGCAGTTCCCGAACCTGATCGTGGAACGCAAGCGCGTCATCGCCGAAGGCGACCTCGTGGCCATCCACGCCCACTACCGCCTCAACCCCGAGGACCGCGGCCAGGCCGTCGTGGACATCTTCCGCGTCGGCAAGCACGGCAAGATCCTCGAGCACTGGGACTCCGTCCAGGACGTGCCGTCGACCCCTCCCCTCAACGACAACACCATGTTCTGAGCCGATTCCGCCACGAGGGCTTGCTATGAGCATCGGAAGAACAAGAAGCCACTGGTGACACGGTTCGGTGGGATCCCACTCCAGCGGCAGCGGTCGGCGGGAATCGCCGACCGCTGCCGCTCCGGGTCTCTGCGGAAGCAAGGGCAATGTGCTGGTGCGTCATGTCCGTGCTCTCGCCGACCTCGCGCATGCCGGATGGCGGCCTTCGACCGGGCGCGCGTAATGCCGCACCGGCGTCGCAAGACCGTTGTGGCCTGTGATACCTGCCATGACCGAATCCACGCAAAACGGCCTGCCAATCCATTCACGCAGTAGTCGCTGGAGGGCCGGATGACCGGGAAACCGTCATGTCCGGTTCGGCGGGGAGGCCGCGCGGAGCCGGCAGGCACCTCGCCGCGCGGCCTTCCCGGCCTCCCGAGCGACAGCGCGGCCGGCCACTTGCTGCCGTCGGCGAACAGCGCCTTGTACCAGCCCAGCGTCCACGCGTCCGGGGGGAAGGAGGGCCCAGCCGGGCCAGAACGCGGTCCGGGCCCAGGTCGACACCGTCGCCGATATGCTCGGCGGCCAGTTCCCCAAGGTCAAACAGATGCTGCTGGAAGCGAAGGACGACCTGACCGCCTTCGCCGTCTTCCCGGAACGGCACTGGAAGAAGATCCAGTCGACGAATCCCCTGGAGCGGATCAACCGGGAGATCAAACGCCGCAGCGACGTCGTCCAGGTCTTCCCCAACGACGACGCACTGCTGCGGCTGGTCACCGCCGTGCTGTTCGAGATGCACGACGAGTGGATCGCCTCCCCCCGCCGCTACCTGCCCGAAGGCAGCGTTCGTCGCACAAGGCCACGCTCGCCACGGCCGTCCTCCTCGCCACGCTCTGCGCTCCGGCCGCGCAGGGCGCCGATCCTCCGGCGGCAACAGGCAGCCCGTCCGCGCTGGCCCGCTATGACGACCTGCGGCCCACCTTGCACCGCTGCGACACCTGGACTCCCTCGCACTGTCAGCGCACTTGGCGCGGCTTGCGCGGATCATCATGGCGACGCCTTCGACGACAACGCCGCCGCGCTCAACCGGGCCACTCGTCCTGGTCGAGCGCGCAGTACAGCGGGCTGTTGGTGGCCGGGCCGCGGGGGTCGAAGCCGATCACGTCGTGCCTACGGCAACACCATCGAGCACGGCGTCCGCGTAGTTCGGCAGGTGGAGGAGTGGGGCGCGCACTTCGGCGTACACGTCGAGGAGGTGGCCGCGGGCGGTGTCGAGGGTGGTGAACGTGCGCCCGGTGCGCGAGTTCGCCGGCTACCAGCCGAACGAGACCTCGCTGTAGCCCGCGCATCCGGCTACGGTCGAGCCTTCTACCAAGCGTTCACCGTGTGTGGTGTTCAAGCTGCTGTTGGGCGGGATTCCGGGAAATTTCCAGGTGAGTCACGCCGAGCCTCGTCCGTGCCACCACACTCGATGCTGCAACCCGAACCGCCTGTGAGGCCGTGATCAAAGAGGAAAGCGTTGCTCGTCGCGACTGAAGGAGCGCACGCGCCCGGAGGGCCCGCTGCCGACACGGCCACGAGTACATGCCGGAGAACGTATACCTGGGTTCTCGTCGGAGGTCCGGCAGTGCCGGAGCGGGGCAAGGCCCGCTCGGTCCACCCCGGCGATGTGACATCTCGTGACAGATGAGAGGGTCAGGCGGGTGAGTGAGACACCGATGAACACCCTGCAATACCGCTTTGACGGGCCAGAAGACGCACCTGTCCTGATCCTCGGTCCCTCACTGGGTACAACATGGCACATGTGGGACCGGCAGGTCCCCGAGCTGACGCAGCAGTGGCGCGTCTTCCGGTTCGACATGCCGGGACACGGCGGCGCGCCCGCGTACCCGGCGGGCTCCGTCGCGGACCTCGCCGAACGGCTGCTCGCGACCCTCGACGGCCTCGGCGTACAGCGCTTCGGCTACGCGGGCTGCGCGCTCGGCGGCGCCCTCGGCATCGAACTCGCCCTGCGCCACCCGGAGCGGATCGCCTCGCTCGCCCTGATCGCCGCCTCGCCCCGCTTCGGCACGGCCGACGAGTTCCGGCAGCGGGGTGTGATCGTGCGTACGAACGGCCTCGACCCCATCGCCCGTTCCTCGCCGGACCGCTGGTTCACCTCCGGCTTCGCCGCCGCCCAGCCCGCGATCACCGAGTGGGCCGTACAGATGGTGCGCACCACCGACCCCGGCTGCTACATCGCCGCCTGTGAGGCACTCGCCTCTTTCGACGTACGGTCACAGCTCTCCGGCGTCGCCGTGCCCACCCTCGTCCTCGTCGGCTCGGACGACCAGGTCACCGGCCCCGCCGAGGCCCGCACCCTGGTCGCCGGCATACCGGACGCTCGCCTGGCCGTCGTCCCCGGCGCCTCCCACCTGGTGCCGGTGGAGCAGCCCGCCGCCGTCACCGACCTGCTGGTCCGGCACTTCTCCACCGCCTGGCAGCCCGCCTACGACTCCTCCACCGGCCAGATCGCCATCCTGGCCGCCCCCGCCAAGCCGGTCCTGGCCGCGCCCCCGCAGCCCGCGCCCATCGCCGAGATAGCCCCGGCCGCCGTACAACAACCGCAGACGGCGGGACGGCCCGACCCGTACGACGCCGGCATCAAGGTCCGCCGCGAGGTCCTCGGCGACGCGCACGTGGACCGGGCGCTGTCGCAGGCGGACGAGTTCTCGGGGGACTTCCAGGAGTTCATCACCCGGTACGCGTGGGGCGAGATCTGGGACAGACCCGGCCTCGACCGGCGCTCGCGCAGCTGTGTCACCCTCACCGCCCTGGTCGCGGGCGGCCACATGGACGAACTCGCCTTCCACACCCGCGCCGCCCTGCGCAACGGCCTCACCCCGAGCGAGATCAAGGAAGTGCTGCTGCAGGCCGCCGTCTACTGCGGCGTACCGGCCGCGAACAGCGCGTTCAAGGTGGCGCAGCAGGTGATAAGGGAGGAGACCACTCCCACGGAGTGAGCGCCGGCCAGGCACCGCAAGCACCACCCTGAGCCGCCCATCGACCGGGCGGCGGGGGCAGGATGGTGCCATGAAGCTCACGAAGAAGTCGCACGCCTGCGTCCGCCTCGAGAAGGGCGGGCGCACGCTCGTTCTCGACCCCGGAGGGTTCAGCGAGGAGGACGCCGCGGTCGGCGCGGATGCGATCCTCGTCACGCACGAGCACCCCGACCACTTCGACGAGGCGCATCTGCGGGCGGCCATGGAGGCCAACCCCGCCGCCGAGATCTGGACGCTCGCGTCCGTGGCGGAGCAGATCTCGGCGGCCTTCCCGGGCCGCGTGCACACCGTCGGCCACGGCGACACCTTCACCGCGGCGGGCTTCGACGTTCAGGTCCACGGCGAACTGCACGCCGTCATCCACCCGGACATCCCGCGCATCACGAACGTCGGCTATCTCATCGACGGCGGCAAGGTGTTCCACCCCGGCGACGCCCTGACCGTGCCGGACCACCCCGTCGAGACGCTGATGCTCCCGGTCATGGCGCCCTGGAGCAAGATCTCGGAGGTCATCGACTACGTCCGCGAGGTCAAGCCGCAGCGTGCCTACGACATCCACGACGCCCTGCTCACCGACCTGGCCCGCCCGATCTACGACCGTCAGATCGGCGGCCTGGGCGGCTCGGAGCACCTGCGTCTGACGCCGGGGGACTCGGCGGAGGTGTGAGCGGCCCCACGCTGGGCGGGGCCGGGCTGTCAGTCCCGCCCGGTAGGTTGTCAGGCATGCGCATCGCGACCTGGAACGTGAACTCGATCACCGCCCGCCTGCCGAGGCTTCTGGCCTGGCTGGAGAGCAGCGGCACCGACGTGCTGTGCCTCCAGGAGGCCAAGGTCGCCGAGGAGCAGTTCCCGTTCGACCCGCTGCGGAACCTCGGCTACGAGGCGGCGGTCAACGCCACCGGCCGGTGGAACGGCGTGGCGGTGCTCTCCCGCGTAGGCCTCAAGGAGGTCGTCAAGGGACTCCCCGGCGACCCCGGCTACGACGGCGCCGAGGAGCCCCGCGCCATCTCCGCGACCTGCGGCCCGCTCCGCGTCTGGTCGGTGTATGTGCCGAACGGCCGTGAGGTGGATCACCCTCACTACGCCTACAAGCTCCAGTGGTTCGAGGCCCTCAAGGCGGCCGTCGCCGGTGACGCGGGCGGCAGCCGCCCGTTCGCGGTGATGGGCGACTACAACGTGGCGCCGACGGACGACGACGTCTACGACGTGGCCGCCTTCGAGGGCCTCACCCACGTCACCCCCGCCGAGCGCGCCGCCCTCGCCTCCCTGCGCGAGTCCGGCCTGTCCGACGTCGTCCCCCGCCCCCTCAAGTACGACCACCCGTACACCTACTGGGACTACCGCCAGCTCTGCTTCCCCAAGAACCGCGGCATGCGCATCGACCTGGTGTACGGCAACGAGCCGTTCGCCAAGGCGGTCACCGACTCCTACGTGGACCGCGAGGAGCGCAAGGGCAAGGGCGCCTCGGACCATGCGCCGGTGGTCGTGGACCTGGACGTCTAGGCGCCGTCCGGGGTCACCGGAGCAGACCCCGCAGATCCACCGACTCGGCCAGCGCGGCGAGCCCCGCGTCCCCCGGATGCAGATGGTCCCCGCTGTCGTATGCGGGCAGCATCCGGGACGGCCGCGCCGGGTCCCGCACCACGGCGTCGAAGTCGAGCACGCCGTCGAACGCGGGGCCGGAGCGGATCCACTCGTTCACCCTGACCCGCTCCGCGTCGGCCGCCGCAGTGCACCGGACCTCCCCCTCGCACGGCAGGATCGTCGCCGCCAGCATCCGCAGCCCCCGCGCGTGCCCCCGGTCCGCGATCGCGCGCAGCCCGGCGATCACCTGTTCCGCGGTGGTGCCCCACCGCACATCGTTGACGCCCTCGAACACGACCACCGTGCGTGCCGACGTCTGGGCCAGGACATCTCGGTCGAACCGGTAGAAGGCGCTCACCCCGGCCGTGTCCGTGGACACCCCGTCACCGGGATAGCGGTCGCTGACCACACGGTTGCCGGAAATCCCCTGGTTGAGCACCCCATAGCGCGGGACCACATGCTGGTTCAGCAGTCGTGTGGCCAGCACATTGGGCCACCGCCGGTTGGCGTCCATCGTGGACTTGTCGCCGTCGGTGATCGAGTCCCCCAGCAGCACCACGGACCCCGGTCCACCGCCCACGTCGACGCCCGTCAGCAGCGGCCAACTGGTCAGGACCGTGCCGTACGGTACCGCGGAGCCGTCCGCCGTATGGTCGCCCGGCCCGCTCACATACGACCGCTGCTGCGCGAGCCGGTGCACGGGTGCGGCCGGCACGGTCCCGGGCAGGTGGAAGCTCACCAGCAGGTTGGTGTCCGCGGGCACCTGGAAGCTGAGCGGATCGCTGTACGCCTGCGCCCCTGCCGGGATTTCGACGCCCGCCGCCCCCCGGAACGACACCGGCACCGGCGTCCCCCGGGCCGCCGCGCCCGCCTCCTGCACCGCCACCGTGGCGCTCCCGATCCGCACCGGCGCCGCCGCGAAGGTGTTGTCGAACCGCAGCCGCACCCGCGGCCCGCCCGCCGAGGTGTGCACCACCAGCCGCAACGTCCGGTCGGTCCACGGCCCGACGGTCGGATAGCCGCCCGTCGCGGTCGCCCAACTCCCCGTCCAGCCCGGGGCCGCGGGCCGTACCGCCAGCGCGAACACATGCAGCCCGCGCGCGAGTGGCAGCCGTACCGAGGCGACCTCGCGCCCCATGACCAGCGGCACGGTCACGACGTACAGCCGCGGGCGCTCGGCGATTTGGCCGCCGGGCGTGTTGATGTGCGGCAGCGCCAAGGCCTTGGTGGCGAGCGGGCCGGTGCGCCAGTCGGGGGCGGTCAGGCTGTAGCCGGACCGGGTGCCGTCGGCGTACCCCACCGTCCCTGTTCCGCCGACGTCGGTCCCGTCCGTGCCCGCCACCAGAAAAGCGAGCGCGTCACCGCGGCCGTGCACCCGTACGTCCTGCCCTTCGGCCCGCACGTTGTCCGGCTCGCCCGGCTTCCGGTTCGGCCAGGTCAGCCGGGCGCCCTGCACGGTGAGCGTGCGGCCGGGTGTCCAGCCCGCGGCCGCGAGGTCCTGCGCCGACAGGGAGGCGCCCGACCCGTCGAAGTCCGCCTGGGCGGGCCGGGCGTTGTCGCTGACCGCCGTGTTGCCGAAGAGCCGCTCCAGCGGGAGCGGCCCGGCTCTGCGCTCGGTGGCCGCCTGCGCGGAGACACCCGGCACCAGGGCCGCGAAGAGAGCGAGGACGACCGCGGAACTCCACACACGTCGGCGCAACTCCGACTCCTCCCGTTCACGACCGCTCAGGACTACGTATGACTGCACATGACAAGCTCGGGGCGAGACTTCAGGTGAGACGTACAGGCGAGACGTTCTGACGCGACGCAAGACGCACCGAGAAGCTAGAGAGGCACCCGTGACTCGTCAACGAGCCATGCCCGAACTCGGCGTGAACTCGACCGGAATCGGCGGCCCGCGCGCCTGTGGTGCGTTCGGCAGTACGAATGACACGCTGGGGGTATGAAGATCCCTTTTCTGGGCAACCGGCCCGAGAAGCGCGGGGCCCCCGACCCCGAGGGCATCGCCGAGCTCCTTTCCGAGTGCGAACTCCTGCGCTCCCACGCGTCCCGGGCCGGGGTCCAACTCGACGACACCGCGTCCTCGTTGGAGGCGGTCGACCAGTTGGTGCCGCGCTGGCGGGACGACGAGGAGGTCCTGCCCTGGCTCGGCAACGACGCCGGTCTGTATCTCGGCACCGTCATCGTGCGTACCGTGCCCGGGGCCGCCTGGAGGATCCGGCCGGACGGTCAGCCGGTCGTCCGGCTCGCCTCCGGCCGTGAGTTCGATGTCGTGGCCGCGGGGCAGGAGTGGGCCGCGAGCGGGGTGCCCGAGCTGTCGCAGCTGTACGCGGAAGTGGCGGAAGCGTGAGGCCCCGGTCGACAGTTCGACATAAGTTCGGCGTAAATACGGCTTATGCCCGAAAAGTGCGTGTCGTGCATTAAGTCACCTTTCGTCTGGATAGTTTGCGATGACCGCTACACAGCTGACATGGACTGGGGCTGGGCATGGCTGTCGATCCGTTGATCGAGCTGCGTGACGTCAACAAGCACTTCGGGGACCTGCATGTGCTGCAGGACATCAACCTCGCCGTCGCCAAAGGAGAGGTGGTCGTCGTCATCGGCCCGTCGGGCTCGGGGAAGTCGACGCTGTGCCGGGCCATCAACCGGCTGGAGACCATCGAGTCCGGCACGATCACGCTGGACGGGCAGCCGCTGCCCGAGGAGGGCAAGGCCCTCGCGCGGCTGCGCGCCGAAGTCGGCATGGTCTTCCAGTCCTTCAACCTCTTCGCCCACAAGACGGTCCTGCAGAACGTCTCGCTGGGTCAGGTCAAGGTCCGCGGGCGCAAGAAGGAGGACGCCGAAAGGCGCTCCCGTGAACTCCTCGAACGCGTCGGCGTCGCCGACCAGGCGGACAAGTACCCGGCGCAGCTCTCCGGGGGCCAGCAGCAGCGGGTGGCCATCGCCCGGGCCCTCGCCATGGAGCCCAAGATGATGCTGTTCGACGAGCCCACCTCCGCGCTCGACCCCGAGATGATCAACGAGGTGCTCGAGGTCATGCGCCAACTCGCCCGCGACGGCATGACGATGATGGTCGTCACCCATGAGATGGGCTTCGCCCGCTCGGCCGCCAACCGCGTCGTGTTCATGGCCGACGGCCGCATCGTCGAGGACCGCAGCCCCGACGAGTTCTTCACCAACCCCAGCAGCGAGCGCGCCCGGGACTTCCTCTCGAAGATCCTCCATCACTGAGCGGGGAGTGCGACCCATGCCGAGACGAACGGCGTTTTTCCACGCCGGAATCCTCGCCGTGTCCGACGTCGACTACGATGTTTCGTCCGTCCCCAAGGCCGTGGAGGTGGCCCCGGCCGCGACCAGGGACGCTGCTGCCGGGTGGGGATCCCCCCACGGCCCCTAGACCAGGGGCAGCAGGGGGCAGCAGTCACAGAGCCATACCCGCCCGGCGCCGGCCGGAGATCACTGCTCACGCAGTGGGATCGACACGTACGACGGGTCGTTCGCCGGTGAGGAGAAGGTCAGCCGCGCGCCGGACGGGTTGTGCTCGATGTAGAGCGGGTCGACCGTGTCGACGACCAGGGCGAGACGGTGCCCTGCCGGGACGTCGTAGGCCGTGGAGTACAACTCCAGGTCGACGGTGAACGGCTTTCCGGGCGTACGTCCGTGGAAGGTGTACGGCGCGTTGCTGACCAGCTTGCCGAGGCCGAGCGGGCCCACGTCGTAGAGGTAGGCGACGAGGGTGCCGCTCTCCTTGGTCGGTGTGAGAGTGGTGTGCAACTTCGCCGTCCCGCGCACGCGTTGGGGTGTGGCGTACTTCTCCGACTGCCAGACGCCCGCCCAGCGCCGGGGGATCAGCGGGATCGAGGCGACCGGGGGCAGTTGGGCCACCTGGTCGAGGATGCTGGACAGGAAGACGATCCCGCCGTCCGCTCCCGAGTTGACGTTCGTGTGGATGGTGGTCGTGCCGGCGAGGGCGATCTTCTTGTTCGTCGCGCCGACCGACTTCCAGTCCGGGTAGCCCTCGTAGCCGCCCGCGGAACGGGACTTGAGCTGGACCGGCAGCTCGCGGTTGATGCCGTTGTCCTCGCCCTTGAGGTAGTGGTCGAACCAGCGCTCGGTGTCCGTCCACACGTCGTTGGGCAGACCGAACAGGCCGGTCAGCTCGGCGGTGGCGTGGTCGCCGGGACGGAACTCCAGCCGCTTGGGGCCGGTCAGCTTCTCGTAGAAGTCTGCGTACTGGTTGGGCGGGAAGATCGTGTCGCCCCAGGCGTTGGCCATCATGACCGCTGCGCCGTTCTTGTTCAGTTGGTCCACGTATGTAGCGGCCGAACGTTTCTTCCCCCAATTGATCATGTCCTGTTCCTTGGACAGGTTGGAGGCGTAGAAGTCGTTGAAGATCTGCCGGACTTCGGCGCTCTGGCGGCCGGTGACCAGGCTCGCGCCGTCCAGCAGTGCGGCCGCCTGGACGTGCTGGGTGCGGCCGGAGTAGATCGAGCCGATGAGGTCGGCCCAGCCGCTGAGGGCGGCGACCGCCTTGACCCGTTTGTCGTGCGCGGCGGTCAGCAGGCTGATGCCGGCGCCGTACGAGACGCCCGCCATGCCGATGTGCCCCGCGTCGGCCGGGGTGTTGGCGAGCGCCCAGTCGATGACCCTGGACGCGTCGGCTATGTCGGGCGGTCCTGCCACTTCTATCTCGCCGCCCGACTGCCAGAAGCCGCGCACGTTGTAACTGACCACGACATAGCCCGAGTTCGCGAGCTTCTGCGCCTGCGCGAAGTACTCGACCTGGGGCAGGCCCCAGCTCGTGGGCAGCACGAGCAGCGGGTAGCGGTGGCTGCCGTCGGCGCCGGCCGGCGTGATGACGTTCGCCTTGAGCGTGGTGCCGCCGTCGCCGCTGATGTCGACGAAGCGGACGCTGCTCGTGGCCGCCCCGGCGGCCGGGGCGAACCCGAGGGCGCTACCGGCGATCAGAGTCGCGGAAACGGCGCCCACGGCGGTCGTACGCAGGGCCTTGCGATGGTGTCCCACGGGTCACTCCTCACTCGTGTCAGTGCAAAGTGACCGAACGGTAACCGTCGCCTCTTACCGCAAGTAACCCGTCGGTAAGTTACGTGCCAGTAACGATTACCGGAATGTGATGAACCTCAGGAGGTGCGGTGGGTATTGCGCGGAGCCGCTGGTGTCGGCAGCGGCGCCTGCGCCGCCCGTGTCACGTCCGCGACCAGCTCGACGACGTCCGGACCGTACGCCTGTGAGTTGACCACCTTCAGGAGCAGGACGAAGGAGTTGTTGCCGTGCTTGCGGGACAGCCGCTCGTGGTTGCGCGCGAGGTAGCGGGTGGCGGCCTGGTTGGTGATCGAGGTCTGGCCGCAGAAGAGGAAGACCGGGCGGGTGCCGTGGCTCTGGCCGACGGTGAGCCGGGCGAGGAGCGCGTACTCCTCCTTGCCGACCTCCACCCGGTAGCGCTCGGAGCCGACCTGCAAGGCGCCCCGGTCCGGGCCGGGTTCGGTGTCGACGTTCACCCGCACCCCGGGCAGCAGGGATGCCAGGTGCGCCATCATGCGGCGGTTCGACGCCGGGCCGCCGACGCAGAACTCGGTGCGCTCACCGAAGCCCTGGCGCGCCGCGTCGTGCGGGACGATCTGGGCGTGGGCGTCGCAGTCCTTGATGAGGGCGGCGAGTTCCAGGAGCGC of the Streptomyces sp. T12 genome contains:
- the pcaC gene encoding 4-carboxymuconolactone decarboxylase, which codes for MSETPMNTLQYRFDGPEDAPVLILGPSLGTTWHMWDRQVPELTQQWRVFRFDMPGHGGAPAYPAGSVADLAERLLATLDGLGVQRFGYAGCALGGALGIELALRHPERIASLALIAASPRFGTADEFRQRGVIVRTNGLDPIARSSPDRWFTSGFAAAQPAITEWAVQMVRTTDPGCYIAACEALASFDVRSQLSGVAVPTLVLVGSDDQVTGPAEARTLVAGIPDARLAVVPGASHLVPVEQPAAVTDLLVRHFSTAWQPAYDSSTGQIAILAAPAKPVLAAPPQPAPIAEIAPAAVQQPQTAGRPDPYDAGIKVRREVLGDAHVDRALSQADEFSGDFQEFITRYAWGEIWDRPGLDRRSRSCVTLTALVAGGHMDELAFHTRAALRNGLTPSEIKEVLLQAAVYCGVPAANSAFKVAQQVIREETTPTE
- a CDS encoding MBL fold metallo-hydrolase, encoding MKLTKKSHACVRLEKGGRTLVLDPGGFSEEDAAVGADAILVTHEHPDHFDEAHLRAAMEANPAAEIWTLASVAEQISAAFPGRVHTVGHGDTFTAAGFDVQVHGELHAVIHPDIPRITNVGYLIDGGKVFHPGDALTVPDHPVETLMLPVMAPWSKISEVIDYVREVKPQRAYDIHDALLTDLARPIYDRQIGGLGGSEHLRLTPGDSAEV
- a CDS encoding exodeoxyribonuclease III — encoded protein: MRIATWNVNSITARLPRLLAWLESSGTDVLCLQEAKVAEEQFPFDPLRNLGYEAAVNATGRWNGVAVLSRVGLKEVVKGLPGDPGYDGAEEPRAISATCGPLRVWSVYVPNGREVDHPHYAYKLQWFEALKAAVAGDAGGSRPFAVMGDYNVAPTDDDVYDVAAFEGLTHVTPAERAALASLRESGLSDVVPRPLKYDHPYTYWDYRQLCFPKNRGMRIDLVYGNEPFAKAVTDSYVDREERKGKGASDHAPVVVDLDV
- a CDS encoding SGNH/GDSL hydrolase family protein codes for the protein MRRRVWSSAVVLALFAALVPGVSAQAATERRAGPLPLERLFGNTAVSDNARPAQADFDGSGASLSAQDLAAAGWTPGRTLTVQGARLTWPNRKPGEPDNVRAEGQDVRVHGRGDALAFLVAGTDGTDVGGTGTVGYADGTRSGYSLTAPDWRTGPLATKALALPHINTPGGQIAERPRLYVVTVPLVMGREVASVRLPLARGLHVFALAVRPAAPGWTGSWATATGGYPTVGPWTDRTLRLVVHTSAGGPRVRLRFDNTFAAAPVRIGSATVAVQEAGAAARGTPVPVSFRGAAGVEIPAGAQAYSDPLSFQVPADTNLLVSFHLPGTVPAAPVHRLAQQRSYVSGPGDHTADGSAVPYGTVLTSWPLLTGVDVGGGPGSVVLLGDSITDGDKSTMDANRRWPNVLATRLLNQHVVPRYGVLNQGISGNRVVSDRYPGDGVSTDTAGVSAFYRFDRDVLAQTSARTVVVFEGVNDVRWGTTAEQVIAGLRAIADRGHARGLRMLAATILPCEGEVRCTAAADAERVRVNEWIRSGPAFDGVLDFDAVVRDPARPSRMLPAYDSGDHLHPGDAGLAALAESVDLRGLLR
- a CDS encoding DUF6278 family protein, which encodes MKIPFLGNRPEKRGAPDPEGIAELLSECELLRSHASRAGVQLDDTASSLEAVDQLVPRWRDDEEVLPWLGNDAGLYLGTVIVRTVPGAAWRIRPDGQPVVRLASGREFDVVAAGQEWAASGVPELSQLYAEVAEA
- a CDS encoding amino acid ABC transporter ATP-binding protein, producing MAVDPLIELRDVNKHFGDLHVLQDINLAVAKGEVVVVIGPSGSGKSTLCRAINRLETIESGTITLDGQPLPEEGKALARLRAEVGMVFQSFNLFAHKTVLQNVSLGQVKVRGRKKEDAERRSRELLERVGVADQADKYPAQLSGGQQQRVAIARALAMEPKMMLFDEPTSALDPEMINEVLEVMRQLARDGMTMMVVTHEMGFARSAANRVVFMADGRIVEDRSPDEFFTNPSSERARDFLSKILHH
- a CDS encoding CocE/NonD family hydrolase, giving the protein MGHHRKALRTTAVGAVSATLIAGSALGFAPAAGAATSSVRFVDISGDGGTTLKANVITPAGADGSHRYPLLVLPTSWGLPQVEYFAQAQKLANSGYVVVSYNVRGFWQSGGEIEVAGPPDIADASRVIDWALANTPADAGHIGMAGVSYGAGISLLTAAHDKRVKAVAALSGWADLIGSIYSGRTQHVQAAALLDGASLVTGRQSAEVRQIFNDFYASNLSKEQDMINWGKKRSAATYVDQLNKNGAAVMMANAWGDTIFPPNQYADFYEKLTGPKRLEFRPGDHATAELTGLFGLPNDVWTDTERWFDHYLKGEDNGINRELPVQLKSRSAGGYEGYPDWKSVGATNKKIALAGTTTIHTNVNSGADGGIVFLSSILDQVAQLPPVASIPLIPRRWAGVWQSEKYATPQRVRGTAKLHTTLTPTKESGTLVAYLYDVGPLGLGKLVSNAPYTFHGRTPGKPFTVDLELYSTAYDVPAGHRLALVVDTVDPLYIEHNPSGARLTFSSPANDPSYVSIPLREQ